One window of Dermacentor albipictus isolate Rhodes 1998 colony chromosome 9, USDA_Dalb.pri_finalv2, whole genome shotgun sequence genomic DNA carries:
- the Orc1 gene encoding origin recognition complex subunit 1: MPDVARKQGNDVDFEWIGDFVVENRRSKNKSYSKFKLSGKTYAVGDYVLIRDDDSMDPEALRNCYVGRIKSAFDTGETNGDHRFVTVAWYIRAVELPPLQQAKIVDVDYFREVLLDERKLWSDTVDAETIFGKCSVLTVPANVSSKAVFEMVDGEGNPLFFCRWKFDGRGMTPVIAPPSPSSSKKQSSKSGTPKLLQQQCLNKKKHHSVSTPIRKQVQSRGASLSPRQRDGMSVTVKGMLTDFPSPVKSQSSPHKVLLVSPIKMRRESETWNCLQKSTPPSQSHGKHKITDKTELPKASTYASPVRHRNRDIGLLHDDVFATPPRSADVQVVMRHRKCHTEPGRAASRSKSASSSSQQQQHEPKFSRSGRLLKNSRHFDSDDDCSSELQRQTTPRSRRKLDMNAASGQVAAIIIKKEHSGVRDDKATPEKFPALKDSNAAVVAEKRRSRSSRRSQKNTLELCAKATRTPRSKSRGVAFSEVLDKAPKVGSCASPVSRNVRKARSMVDASRETTPSRNKMADHLQQPRAVKCHTEPRRGADAGALTPSRPASTRSGRKVRSVRYTEISYSDDDDVFTSETERKQTPRSRRKLDLGVKPRKLQLNKGEECDTSDDEDPNFDEVFASSSSSSDEEDDDFETPKKQHKKLTSVRTPRTSVKKSLTGTPRTPRTPRTPRMSTLCLTPSIPRRSQAIEGPQTPLDIAKSRLHVSAVPTCLPCREQEFADIYSFIEGKLQDGTGGCMYISGVPGTGKTATVHDVLRVLQESVDGGYTQSFKFVEVNGMKLTNPAQCYSHILRALTGENASPEQAAELLSRRFERPGPRHDPVVLLIDELDLLWTRKQQVLYNLFDWPTKPRSRLIVLTIANTMDLPERLMSNRVSSRLGLTRMTFHPYNHKQLQEIVLSRMQGLEAFDPDAVQLVARKVAAVSGDARRALDVCRRAAEIAEHSLHESPKKTSRHVVGMTCVDRAIQEMFSSPKILAMRCLSQQEQIFMRAVVAEFRRTGVEETTFSKVYNQHITICRLEGVKPPTFSEVSSISSRLSSCRLLLSELGTNDLFHKIQLNVSVDDVNYALKET; this comes from the exons ATGCCGGACGTCGCTAGAAAACAAGGCAACGACGTAGATTTCGAATGGATCGGCGATTTTGTTGTGGAAAACCGCAGAAGCAAGAACAAGTCGTACAG CAAATTCAAGCTTTCGGGAAAAACGTACGCCGTCGGCGACTACGTTTTGATCCGCGATGACGACAGTATGGACCCCGAAGCACTCCGCAACTGCTACGTTGGTCGGatcaagagcgccttcgacacgG GCGAAACAAATGGAGACCACCGCTTTGTCACAGTGGCCTGGTACATTCGAGCTGTCGAACTTCCACCTTTGCAGCAGGCCAAGATAGTTGACGTCGACTATTTCCGTGAAGTGTTACTCGACGAACGCAAGCTCTGGTCCGACACTGTCGATGCCGAGACAATCTTCGGCAAGTGCTCG GTTCTGACGGTGCCTGCTAATGTGTCATCCAAGGCTGTCTTTGAGATGGTTGATGGTGAAGGGAACCCACTCTTCTTCTGCCGGTGGAAGTTTGATGGTCGTGGCATGACCCCTGTAATCGCACCTCCGTCACCATCCTCCAGCAAGAAGCAATCATCAAAAAGTGGCACGCCAAAATTGTTGCAGCAGCAATgcctgaacaaaaagaaacatcatAGTGTCTCAACACCAATTC GCAAGCAGGTGCAGTCGAGAGGGGCATCCTTGTCACCTCGGCAACGAGATGGCATGTCAGTCACCGTCAAGGGTATGCTGACAGACTTTCCAAGCCCAGTCAAGTCACAGTCGTCCCCGCACAAGGTGCTTCTGGTCTCCCCAATCAAGATGCGCAGAGAGTCTGAGACTTGGAACTGCCTCCAGAAGTCAACTCCTCCATCACAGAGCCATGGGAAGCACAAAATAACTGACAAGACGGAACTGCCTAAGGCAAG CACTTACGCATCACCAGTGAGACACCGCAACCGTGATATCGGGCTTTTGCATGATGACGTGTTTGCAACACCACCACGTAGCGCTGACGTGCAAGTCGTGATGCGGCATCGCAAGTGCCACACGGAACCCGGGAGGGCAGCGTCGCGCAGCAAGAGCGCATCATCAtcgtcgcagcagcagcagcacgaaCCCAAGTTCTCGCGGTCTGGACGCTTGCTGAAGAATTCGCGGCACTTCGACTCAGATGACGACTGTTCAAG TGAGTTGCAAAGGCAGACGACACCCCGGAGCAGACGTAAGCTCGACATGAACGCAGCATCCGGGCAAGTGGCTGCTATAATCATCAAGAAGGAGCATTCTGGCGTCCGTGATGACAAAGCCACTCCAGAGAAATTTCCTGCACTGAAGGACAGCAACGCTGCAGTCGTCGCTGAAAAAAGGAGGAGCCGGTCGTCTCGAAGGTCCCAGAAAAACACGCTGGAGCTGTGTGCCAAAGCAACCAGGACGCCACGTAGCAAAAGTCGTGGTGTGGCCTTTTCAGAAGTACTTGACAAGGCGCCAAAAGTTGG GTCATGCGCATCCCCAGTATCGAGAAACGTGAGAAAGGCGCGGTCCATGGTGGATGCTTCTCGCGAGACAACGCCATCCCGCAACAAGATGGCCGACCACTTGCAGCAGCCTCGGGCTGTGAAGTGCCACACGGAACCGAGGAGAGGTGCAGATGCTGGCGCCCTCACTCCCAGCAGACCTGCATCGACGAGGTCTGGCCGCAAAGTGAGGAGTGTGCGCTACACCGAAATCTCCTACTCTGATGACGACGACGTGTTCACAAG CGAGACAGAGCGGAAGCAGACTCCACGGAGCAGACGAAAACTTGACCTTGGTGTGAAGCCGAGAAAGTTGCAGCTCAACAAGGGAGAGGAATGCGACACAAGTGACGATGAGGACCCCAACTTCGATGAAGTCTTTGCAAGCTCCTCTTCGTCCAGTGATGAAGAGGATGATGACTTTGAGACACCAAAGAAGCAACACAAG AAGCTGACCTCAGTGCGAACTCCACGCACCTCTGTGAAGAAATCACTTACCGGGACTCCACGGACTCCGCGAACACCACGAACTCCAAGAATGTCAACACTGTGCCTCACTCCATCTATTCCAAGGAGGAGCCAAGCCATTGAGGGACCGCAGACGCCACTGGACATAGCCAAGTCACG ACTGCACGTCTCTGCTGTGCCAACCTGTCTTCCATGCCGAGAGCAGGAGTTTGCGGACATCTACTCATTCATTGAGGGCAAGCTGCAAGATGGTACGGGAGG GTGCATGTACATTTCGGGTGTGCCTGGCACGGGCAAGACTGCTACCGTTCATGACGTCCTCAGAGTGCTGCAAGAGTCTGTTGACGGTGGCTACACTCAATCCTTCAAGTTCGTCGAGGTCAATGGCATGAAGCTCACCAACCCCGCACAGTGTTACAGTCACATCCTCAGG GCCTTGACCGGAGAGAATGCATCACCAGAACAGGCGGCAGAGCTGCTGAGTCGTCGCTTTGAGCGACCTGGTCCCCGGCACGATCCGGTCGTCCTTCTTATCGATGAGCTCGACCTGCTGTGGACACGCAAGCAGCAAGTCCTCTACAACTTGTTCGACTGGCCCACCAAGCCTAGGTCCAGGCTCATCGTGCTGACCATTGCCAACACAATGGATTTGCCCGAAAGGCTCATGTCGAACCGCGTCTCAAGCAGGCTG GGCTTGACCAGGATGACCTTTCACCCTTACAACCACAAACAGCTGCAAGAGATTGTGCTGTCCCGGATGCAAGGCTTAGAAGCCTTCGATCCTGATGCTGTACAGCTTGTTGCAAGGAAG GTGGCAGCAGTGTCCGGAGATGCACGTCGTGCCCTAGACGTCTGCCGTCGTGCTGCCGAAATCGCGGAGCATTCGTTACACGAAAGTCCCAAGAAAACGTCGAGGCATGTAGTCGGTATGACCTGCGTCGACCGTGCCATTCAAGAGATGTTCTCTTCGCCCAAGATCCTTGCCATGCG ATGCCTCTCGCAACAGGAACAGATCTTCATgcgcgcagtggttgccgaattTCGTCGGACAGGCGTCGAGGAGACAACCTTCTCCAAGGTCTACAACCAGCACATCACCATCTGCAGGCTTGAAG GAGTAAAGCCGCCAACCTTTTCTGAGGTTTCAAGCATCAGCTCACGTCTGTCAAGCTGCCGACTGCTACTGTCAGAGCTTGGAACAAACGATCTCTTCCACAAGATCCAGTTGAATGTCAGCGTTGATGACGTCAACTATGCACTCAAGGAGACGTAG